The Telopea speciosissima isolate NSW1024214 ecotype Mountain lineage chromosome 11, Tspe_v1, whole genome shotgun sequence genome includes the window ttgagagatttaaagAAGGGAACAAGTAAAAGTGGGCTTTGGAAATAAAAAAGGTGGTAAAAACTTGGGGTAGTATGTTGAAGGTTTCCTCTTATGAAAGTTTCTGGTTGATTTTCCAAATACTTGCACTGGGTTTTGAAAGCAGAGGAAGTGAAGATCTATTCTGTATTGAATCCTCCCACACTaataaatcaatttttttttgggaggggggagggggaaataaACTGACAGATGTATTGGGACCATGACCAATAAAGCTTTACATGCAGATAGGATATAAATGAGCATACATTCcagacaaaaaaatatataaatctGCCCCATCTGAGGCCTTGAATCATTACTAATGCCCCCACAACACAAAAAATGAATCTCTTCCAATGAAAGTCTCCCTCCTAACCCCACTTTGAGCAAAAGCATCTACCAATTAATTAGCACTTCTAGGCTGCTAAGAAAACAAGATGTTACCAGATGCACCAGCTTCGAAGGGACTTCTCTGTTATGAGAACTACTGAATAACCAAAACTTAATCACTCTCAGCAATAAGATGGGTCCATGGCTGTGTAGAATAAATCAACAATCCCTTAATTGCACATATATCTTTATATGCACTCCCATACACATACCCGTGTCACagacaaacaaaaaaacatactaaagtacataaactgaaaactgaaaagtaagACCAAAAAATTCAATGAAGTGATCAAAATTTCCATAATATTTCGTTTTGGTCACCACACCAAAATGCTCGCAGAAATGAGATTTACAGCTAAGATTTAGGTCACCATACTTAATTGCAATATGGAGTGAACCATATTCAATGAGGTGCCAGTTGAAGCCTCTGGGCAAGGAAGTTCTAGGTCTGTGATCCATAAATAGGACATTTCTTTGTACAGTTGTATAGATTGTATATACACAGGTAGATATCACACTATAATGCTCACATAAACCAAGATTTTTCTTATTAATCAGATGTTTTGTACAATTTTTCCACACGACTATCACAATTCTCACACTTGATCACATGAAATGATCACAAGTCTCCCAAGTTTCTCATCCATTGAACCACATATTACAGTTAGCCACCAAGTAAATTGAGTTGGAAGTGGACAGGTGCACCAGATGTCCTTGGTGAGTTCAAGGACCTAGACAATGACCCTAGGATCATCCAAGTCTGTTGCCAATTCTTGCACAGCTATCAGAATGTAGTGGGGAAAATCTAGAACATTGAGTAAATGGTCTATGGTCTGAAATGGGGGAAATCTAGAACATTGAGTAAATGGTCTGTGGTCTGAAAGTGAAAATTGTTTTTGCCAAATTTATCCTGAAAACACCTAGAGATGTCAATGGATAGCTTGAAACTTCGGATTTGATCAAGATTTAAGTATCTGTTTATTTGGTATTTATCTATAGTATTAAATATCATACATAGATTCAGATATCAATATATTTGCTTCAAAATTATCTGATATGACTACAAGATTGTAGATAATCATTTAATAATCTATACTTAATATGCATTATCTAATCTATAATAATTTGTATTTCTATCAtagaaaaaattatttattttgtgtTCCATCATTGAAGCTATAGTATTATTGAAGTCATTTCCCAagaaaaaaaccacaaaaagaTCTGATTTGAAAGGCAGGACAAACAGATCAGACACTCCTTAAATAGAAAGTTGACATAACATTATTTTCCacccaaaaaaggaagaaaatactAATACAAACACCACAACGACCTCATTACACTCTTGCACTTCTCTGTCACGATTTGATTAGTAGCCCTCACATTAACCGGTGATCATCGTTCCAGCTCCTTCATCCGTTAGGATCTCGAGAAGCAAAGAATGTGGTTTTCGACCATCGATGATACTCGCTGTCTTCACTCCCTGCGCCAGTGACCTAACACAACAGTTCACCTTTGGAATCATCCCACCAGCAATCTTCCCCTCTTCCACCATCCTCTTCACTCCTTTGATATCAATCTCCTTCACCAGACTCTTCGGATTCTCCTTATCTTCCAAAATTCCAGCAACATCAGTCAACAGAATCAGCTTCTCTGCCCCCAGCGCTGCTGCCAATTCCCCGGCCACTGTGTCAGCATTAATGTTATACGCCTGCCCGTCATTGTCAGCGGCAACAGAGGCAATAACGGGTATGTGATCATTGGCAATAAGTGGCCGGAGGATGGAGGGGTCCACCCGGGCGATATCACCAACAAACCCAAGCTCGGCTGATTTGGCATTCGGTCGAGCCATCAAAAGGCGGCCGTCTTTGCCCGATAGGCCAACGGCGGTGGCACCGGCCTTGTTGATGAGGGAAACTAAGTGCTTATTGACTTTGCCCACAAGGACCATTTCAACGATTTCCATGGTGGACGAGTCAGTGACCCGGAGACCATTGAGGAAATTGGGTTGGAGGCCGAGTTTGCCGAGCCAGGAGTTGATTTCAGGGCCTCCACCATGGACGAAGACAGGGCGGAGGCCGACGCAGGAGAGAAGGACAAGGTCGTTGATGACTGAGGCTTGGAGGGATTGGGATTTCATTGCTGCACCTCCGTATTTGACGACAATGGTTTTGCCTCGGAATTTTTGAATGAATGGGAGGGATTCTGAGAGGATATCGACTCGGATGTGAGCTGGAGTTTGAGATGGAGGTGGAATAGTGGATGTTGGAGTTGTTGCTGATTCTGTAGTTGAAAGTGATGATTTGACGAGTGGAGCAGTGAGAATCCGAggggtgggttggtttctcgtTGGGGTGAGGAAAGTGGATTGGAAGGGGAGAGTTTTAGGATTTGGGATTTTGAGGACTTTGGaaatggaaggagaagaggagattGTCGGTGGGTTTATTGTGaacatcttttcttttcttcctgtGACTGCTCTCTGCTCTGTTTAGACTATAGCCCACAAGGTGTTTGTTGAAATTACTCGCAGAGAGATAGGGACAGGAGGCTGGCAAGGATGAGAAGTGGTGATTGATTAGACCTTGGAATAGAGCGTGATCCTCCTCAAACCTGTGTCATCACAAAAGTAATTATTAATTTACTAATGATAATGAGAAGACAAAAGATTTAACAAAAGTCCAGCACAGAGTCCATATGATTCTTAAATCGCATAAAAGATTTAACAGAACAGAGCCCATTTCTATACCCTTTTCATTTATTTCAGCTACATGTACTAAAAAAGGTTTTTGCAGTCAAGGTGTGCCCCAATACCCGGCATCTCAATATTTCAGTGAAACATAATCTTTATCAATCGGACTACCTCAGTGGTCACAAAATCATAATCACTCATTTTAAAATGGACAAATTAGTAATCAGAAGAACCTCACTTGCCCACTTGTCAATCCCAAGCATATACCAAATGGGAGCCAAAATTATCACAAAAACTAATCTTCTTAAGGTATAAAACAGCAAGAATTAGACAGATTGAGAATCGCAAAGatagaaagaggaaagaggaaatcccaaacctgatttcttgCAGAACCGCCGGGTATGGGGAAGGTTGGTTTCTGCAGTAGTAGTCAAGTTCACCGTTGCAAACTTGTAAGAGAAACGCGAGTCCAACTTATACAATGTTGGATTGTGAAAGACCCATCAAACCAAATGATTCTGCTTACTAGGGTGATTGGTTATGTCGTAGTAACTTCAGAATCAGATGCTAAAGGCATTTCTAAAGCTGCAATAATTTACAATATCATGAGTTAGGGTAGATTCTCTCTCCCTCGCTCGCTCCTCTACCTTTTATAAGCTTTTTAGTTAGGATTTCAGTGATTCAGTCTTGTCTGTTAAAAAGAAAGTGTGTTTAGTCAAACAACCCCTTTCTCAGGTGACTTGCGGCATCAATTCGAAACAGGTCTCGAGTTCGAATCCTGTCGTTGAACATGAAATTTGCACTGGATGATTAAATTAAATCGAATCTAACCATTTAAgtatggttaaaaaaaaaaaattttaaaattaaatatataaataattataaCTTTACAATTATTAtaagaaaatcttttttttttttttgggtaaagccATTATTGTAAAAAAACTTATAATAATAACCAATTCAATGTTAAGTTTAcatctatttcaataaaaaaaaaaatttaaaaacaatgaaattatttgaataaaaataaaaattaaaaaaattatttaaaaccgtctaaaatcaaaaccatttaCACTGAAAGTTGACCGTTTAACACCTTTATTTCTTTGCAGCTGCAGTGCAAATCTCGTAGCCCATGTGACCTACTATTATAGACTTCTGGACTTTGTTAAAATggtctcaccaaaaaaaaaatttaagatgctttttttttgataaattacaTCGGAGGTGCCCATTGTTTGAGAAAAATACATCAAAAGTACCTTATGTTTTTTAAAATGGATGTTTAGGGTACCTAAACATGTTTAATGCTAATTGGCTAATATAATTTTAATCATATGATTTtagaatatttcaaaattttcaattttgccCAAAAGGAGATATTATTGCTAGAGCCTATGCCAATAGAGCAACATCATATGGCAATCAACCTGTCAAAATCCGGTGAACTTGTTCAAATAACAATTCAAGCAACCCAATTCAGAAAATAAGTGAGACGACaggaagagaaagggaaacCACCTAATTTCTTAAATCAATAGTTTTGAAGCAGCCCAAAACACACTACAAATCTCATAAACCTAACCATAAATACCCATTTCaattctcacaaaaaaaaaaaaaaagcaaaaaatttGCACCACTTTTTAAAAGATGTCTTATAACAAAacataacaaaaatcaaagaaaatggaGAACCCATCTAAGTAGGGTAATCTACTAAATAACTGGTGAACATGAAAAGTAatagaaatgaaaaagaaatacgAAAAAGGATCTATTTCTCTTGGTATCATTCACATCTTGAATAAAACCATTAACCACTGTTTTCTTTCCATCTTCCCAGGTGAAGTTTTCATCCCCACtcaaaatatttaattttcatttaagaagaaaaaaaaagaaaagcactAAGGTCCACATTGTATTTTAAATGGAAGGACTGTCTCAATGTGAAAAAGACAGCGTCCGTCTCAATGTTTGACTTCTTTTGCTATCAGCCATGGATTCCTCACTCATTCtcagacaacaacaacaacaaacaccAAGATCCTATGTGATTCTCCGAAATTCCGATCATTTGATCGGGGAGTTAAGATTTCATCAGATACCCATTTCTCTCCGACAAAGAATGAGCTCGAAATCAACGAGTTTGGTCTCCAGAACTCGCCAAACCATCACTGCAAAGAATAAGAGTTTAGAAGGCGTGAGCGAAGAGCTGAACATGCTTGCCTCCCAAGACTTGAGTCAAGCTCCTGCAAGGAGGCGCGTTAGGTCTGCTTTCGTTGATGTGCAGTTGCATCTCGATCATGTCTTATTTAAGGTTCTTTCCATTTGATTTTGATCACATTCTCTCCAAGGATTTGAATCATGGCATATTTTCGGTGTTACCCATTTAGTGTTATTATAATCTTGATCTAAAAAATTTTACCCTGTTTTCTTAATGAATTGGTTTGGTTCATAGATGGCTCCTCCAGGGATAAGGACAGAGGAGGTAAGGAATCCTGTTTCTGCAATTTTACcttctaaaaattttcttttggaagATTAAATAGTCTTCAATTGTGTGGTTGTTTTTCTTTCTGTAGTGGTATGAGGTGAATTCAAAGGGTTTTGAGATATTCTGCAAGAGCTGGTTGCCAAAAGCTGGTATTCCCATTAAAGCTGCTCTCTGTTTCTGCCATGGATATGGTGATACTTGCACATTCTTCTTTGAAGGTTCGTGATTGTGTCAGCTCATTTTTTAAGTAATAAGAATACCAGAACCCATCTTGACCTGCAAAATATCCAACTACTAATCTGCTTATCTATCAAGACTTAAGAGAATAGTTTATAAGAATCATCCATTCACACAGAGGAGGACAATGTACTTACCTCCTAATTGGCCCAAGAACATGGATGATGAGGCTGCCATCTCTGATAAACTCTCTTCTGTATTTTCCGGCGAGTTTTTCTTACTCTGTTGATGTGTTCGACAATGAAAAAGGGCTAGGTTATCAGGCTTGTTAGTCTCTCACTATTGCACAATGGAGTTGGGATATTTTATGTGATATGTGGACAATTTAGAGTTGCAGGGATCGCAAGGAGAATTGCTGCTTCCGGGTATGGAGTTTATGCAATGGACTACCCATATTTTGGACTATCTGAGGGTTTGCATGGCTACATCCCAAGCTTTGATGAATTAGTTGATGATGTTATTGAACAGTATTCAAACATCAAAGGTCTGATATTTGAGTTGCTGAAATATTTTCTATCTCACCTTCATGACCATTATCTCCATCTTGTTACTGTCATCATTACTTTGGTGTTGCTACACAGTTTTGAATATTTGACTTAGTTTAGTGAAGGCTATTGTTGATTAATGTTTTTATCTATATTTGGCAGCAAGGCCGGAAGTGGTCGGATTGCCTCGTTTCATCATGGGGCAATCCATGGGAGGAGCTGTTACCCTCAAGGTTCATCTAAAGCAACCACATGAATGGGATGGGGTGATTCTTGTTGCCCCAATGGCCAAAGTAAGCTTTTGTATGATTGGTTAATTGCTTTTATGGGCTGAGACTGATACCATTACCGAAACCGTGATTTAAATCCCTGATCAGATGTGATCAAAGTGCTAAAGCTCAATTTGCTTATGAAGAAATATTCTATCTTTAGCAGAAATTTGCTGACTTTATGTTAACACCAAGATTGCAGAGGATGTGACACCCCCAGCCGCAGTTCTGAAGGTCCTAGCTCTTATGTCTAAAGTTATACCTGAAGCAAAGCTCTTCCCACAAAAAGATTTAGCAGAACTGGCATTCAGAGATGCGAGGAAAAGGAAAATGGTGGATCTTTCTTTTACCCCTTATTGATGTTTTATGCATATAGACCAAATTAAACTATAAAGGGAATGTTCATCCCTAGTCCCACTTTAGCTGGAACGATTGGTTCTGTAGTCCATATTTGAGAAAATGGTGGATCTTCAGAGTTTGAATCTCAAAAAGCTCAACATTTTTAATCTTCTTATAGAAATTGAATTGGGGCCCTAAGAATaactaaaaatcaaacaaaGGAGTCTTTCTGGGCAGTACCAACTCATATATGAACAATATATCAGTTCTCTTGATATGTTTTTTCTAGTTAGAAGCTGCTTAACTTGGGTTTGGTTGTTAGGGTTGCTTGTGGGTGCGTGTGTTCAGGAGGTATATGTGTCTTATTGAAATTTTCAGGTACAGGGATTTGGCCAATAGGATCTGCCAAAGGTACTGATGCAGGGACACACCATACATGATAATCTTATAGTTCCCAAGTACAGAAACAAGTTAATAATCTAGTTGCATTCATTATTTAAATCAGTTGAATGAAAACATTTAACAACTGAAATATGCAATACGAACTTGCATTATGATATTAAGAATTTGAAATGTATCAGTGTGGCTAAAATCTATAGATTTAAATGGAGAATGACATTGCATCAGTagaaaaaataagtaaaaaattgTGTTTTGATGTGGAGGATCCAACACAAATCCAATTCCCATACCATATCTTGCACAGGTATTTCAGCTAGAATTGTGGCTCCTGGTATGACAAGTTAGAAGGTGGAAGCTTgtggatgtgattttttttatttttaattaagataCTTCTTATTTTATGCAGTTATCATTAGATAGATTAGTCAGTTACATCATGTCATATGGAAATACTGATACAAAGCTAAACATTAGCAtgcactttatttatttattagttcTCTTTGGCTGGGAAATAATCTTAACCTGATGATTACAAGGGTTGTCCTTTTGGTTCTTGAGAGACATGAAACATGTAGGCTTGTAATAATTCTcatttatattaattgtataatttcttctctttgaaaatGTTCAATTAACTTAAAATCCTCCCTTTCACATTTTAGGCTGACTTCAACGTGATCTCGTACTCTGATCAAATGAGATTGAGGACTTCTGTTGAACTTTTGAAGGCCACTCGAGACATTGAATTACAGTTGGAGAAGgtcagttctctctctctctctctctctctctctcacacacacacacacattgcaCATGAACCCATGCGTCTGTGTAACTTCCACGGTGTCTGTGAACTGGGCTGTATGGGCATAGTTTTACAAGATATTATATTTTGTCTGCAGACTATAGGATAGGATTTCTACTATCCTATTGTATTCACATGGTGAGATTGTctaggaatttgatttttggggTATCCCAATCTTTCAAGTGAGATTCCCAGTTATGTGCTCATGTGCCTAAGTAGAGGTTAAAGGGCAACATATGAAACAGAAATTTAGGGTGTGGTTATCATTACCATATCTATGGGGAAATATTGACTGTTTGATAAGCAGGTGAAACAGCGATCCTCTGTTCTGCTCACCGCAATTGGCTAAAAGGAACATATGACCATGCAACTTTTGAGACTGTATGAtgatccatagttgtcaaggtggctaggcgatccaaggcgcTAGAGGGTTGCCTAGGCATGCATCATATGTAGTATTTATGCCACAATGATGTAATTATGATAGTAATGCGATGTGATCAATTTAATGTAAAtgtatcaatgcaatatgatataataatGCTAATAATGACCTAATagagaaaaccaagaaataatATACAAagtataggatataatataaacataatcatcaaaataaaaatttaaaaaaaaaaaaaaaaaaaactgagatcAAGTAGCTCATAATTAAAGAACAGAATTATAGAGCATGTAACTATGTAAGTATGATTCCTTGTATCGCATGTGCTTCATAATCCTGTACACAAACT containing:
- the LOC122645736 gene encoding acetylglutamate kinase: MFTINPPTISSSPSISKVLKIPNPKTLPFQSTFLTPTRNQPTPRILTAPLVKSSLSTTESATTPTSTIPPPSQTPAHIRVDILSESLPFIQKFRGKTIVVKYGGAAMKSQSLQASVINDLVLLSCVGLRPVFVHGGGPEINSWLGKLGLQPNFLNGLRVTDSSTMEIVEMVLVGKVNKHLVSLINKAGATAVGLSGKDGRLLMARPNAKSAELGFVGDIARVDPSILRPLIANDHIPVIASVAADNDGQAYNINADTVAGELAAALGAEKLILLTDVAGILEDKENPKSLVKEIDIKGVKRMVEEGKIAGGMIPKVNCCVRSLAQGVKTASIIDGRKPHSLLLEILTDEGAGTMITG
- the LOC122645734 gene encoding caffeoylshikimate esterase-like is translated as MDSSLILRQQQQQTPRSYVILRNSDHLIGELRFHQIPISLRQRMSSKSTSLVSRTRQTITAKNKSLEGVSEELNMLASQDLSQAPARRRVRSAFVDVQLHLDHVLFKMAPPGIRTEEWYEVNSKGFEIFCKSWLPKAGIPIKAALCFCHGYGDTCTFFFEGIARRIAASGYGVYAMDYPYFGLSEGLHGYIPSFDELVDDVIEQYSNIKARPEVVGLPRFIMGQSMGGAVTLKVHLKQPHEWDGVILVAPMAKIAEDVTPPAAVLKVLALMSKVIPEAKLFPQKDLAELAFRDARKRKMADFNVISYSDQMRLRTSVELLKATRDIELQLEKISSPLLVLHGAADKVTDPLVSKFLYEKASSKDKTLKLYEESYHSIFAGEPDDRILEVLDDIVSWLDCHCALK